A window of Paenibacillus polygoni contains these coding sequences:
- a CDS encoding DUF5057 domain-containing protein produces the protein MKDYVQKNKTLGIFILILFIACFLTMQIKDFFTTAEANSSAYKIRLLEITDSGTTDLSSLQKDKLGITVETMSMKRFVSLRNELDGLYDAIYIGSGVYSTKPVQGNDHNTKTVMNDITKLKAEEIIDNYINRGLYVFIHTQPFVEQQGGNPGNLYNYFNTYRSTAAQPNVIFVDNASSAQFLTALNEGSSLYLSKLKQRPRLHITNKDSIIDYAVNPGHIYNIGDELKFEFEVSNRQDFAKQPITANLYLTVDKSSKLSKEQIVATTTLKTGPTGKITYKLPKTYSGLLYWKLEIIDQLNPNQLKDYDTGTIRFRGKKTQVSILQVLPAKESVRTSSLLYTENMNQSFLKNEDYELSIQTKTIPEFNEYIKANYNSKQGYGLNGIYDMLIFGFADIYNTKADISSLAADGVVEFGEKTKQSIMFTHDTIYASTAEWVSKFQKMTGQIAPETNLGFRGPAKSTTVAGVNSGLLTDYPFQLDKTSNIGESLYSVATTHNQYFTLDLEDDSVVPWYNISGGSRDVSDSWNHYYTYSKGNITYSGTGHIFQSNLSTQFPVWEQKLFVNTMYRAFAGANHAPEITILSPENNSSRPSYQKDFSVSYTVDDWDFKDRNILTSIHFKADGDALPNMSVNNKPVTTGQTITQTFKNPLPEGGTLEIIITAEDKQGAKAVQSLILNFEKKSTMLETSRHLSEHVINNELKKNEPVSITYQITPKSIPYSEVDKGIQGIDNLVLSNLEYTETFPAQLNIDNTPDGAITVGDISSGYQLRLPLGDVFYESKEQNGVMMYIPKTQEPITYTITVRPLSKGVYLLDQSQLEYDDLRAAVTLEEENGQQKYRDISELFPNMGPLSPLGLPADLSLYALNDVQNSGFAFHGRVIAGGNITLDSFGIGEKLEEAANSTYSVIALKSLNLGEGSVKYGKVAYGTTINTPEYHNYQTVKEVNLSADNLNRRLLSLSEQLSKLPATAEPKIYSEDFSNFPGEDFSKCQLILYGKEETVNIFHVTEKMLAASSCTCIYAPVGSTVIVNVDGASATMSGGIKLMNVDSNHVLYNFYNASSVSTTSIDVFGSILAPKANYELKGNVFGTVIVRNMSNSGYSIRSSPFQGDIGLPPTEPETPVTPELPDSSDPSEPTTPISRVTSLFPTLLLKAVVKVEKIEAEGTTMLVGTEHKITPTILPEDADNKMLQWRSLNSDIATVSDEGVVRGLKGGIANLEVSAIDGSDVTSIVTIKVINRSLTIIGPNTAKTNETIDLEAIYITANENVTGYRWEVINDNGQNSSDKVILHPNLNDQSKISISAIKKGIVTLVVTVLTDQSPNGVKSSEHTITISEPIKQIFIDGPSQVMVGDLITLDAGTIPYNPDIKHFIWSLTGDGKTYATLTPSEDGRKAELTGVKSKDKVEVKLSLSDDEGSPPLTDVKLVSIKPRLEGLHLSDTTLDIGGSENLARNKLTSFPRDFDPYLLKDRLTWISSTPSVVSIDEMGIVTGIKKGVATITVTYHSPQAGQSTVTASGTVKVNAKSSEDRY, from the coding sequence TATGTTCAGAAGAATAAAACACTCGGAATATTTATATTAATATTATTTATCGCCTGTTTTCTTACTATGCAAATAAAGGACTTTTTTACTACAGCAGAAGCAAATTCATCCGCCTACAAAATTCGACTGCTCGAAATAACGGATTCTGGTACAACTGACCTATCTTCTCTTCAAAAAGATAAACTAGGCATCACTGTGGAAACAATGAGCATGAAAAGATTCGTATCTCTACGAAATGAACTTGATGGTTTATACGATGCCATTTATATTGGCTCGGGGGTGTATAGCACCAAACCTGTGCAAGGAAATGACCATAATACAAAAACAGTGATGAACGATATAACCAAATTGAAGGCAGAGGAAATAATAGATAACTATATTAATAGAGGATTATATGTTTTTATACATACACAGCCTTTTGTTGAGCAACAAGGCGGAAACCCAGGAAATCTGTATAACTATTTTAATACATACCGATCTACGGCCGCTCAGCCTAATGTTATATTTGTAGACAATGCCTCTTCCGCACAGTTTCTAACCGCACTTAATGAGGGCAGTTCACTTTATTTATCAAAACTTAAACAGAGGCCTCGGCTACATATAACGAATAAAGACTCCATTATTGATTACGCAGTGAATCCGGGTCATATTTATAACATTGGTGATGAACTGAAATTTGAGTTTGAAGTGTCCAATCGGCAAGATTTTGCAAAGCAGCCCATAACTGCGAATCTATATTTAACGGTTGATAAATCTTCAAAGCTAAGCAAAGAACAGATCGTAGCAACCACCACATTAAAAACTGGTCCAACCGGGAAAATCACTTACAAACTTCCTAAGACTTATTCTGGACTGCTCTACTGGAAACTCGAAATTATAGATCAACTGAATCCTAATCAGCTCAAAGATTATGATACAGGTACAATCCGGTTTCGTGGTAAAAAGACCCAGGTATCCATTCTACAGGTCCTTCCTGCCAAAGAATCCGTCCGAACGAGCAGTCTGTTATATACAGAAAATATGAATCAAAGCTTTCTGAAAAATGAAGATTATGAACTGAGTATCCAAACGAAAACAATTCCTGAGTTCAACGAGTATATAAAAGCAAATTACAATTCCAAACAAGGGTATGGACTAAATGGAATATATGACATGCTGATCTTTGGATTTGCTGACATCTATAATACGAAAGCAGATATCAGTTCATTAGCAGCGGATGGTGTTGTAGAATTTGGCGAAAAAACAAAACAAAGTATTATGTTTACGCATGACACGATCTATGCAAGTACAGCGGAGTGGGTAAGCAAATTTCAGAAGATGACGGGACAAATAGCGCCGGAGACAAACTTAGGATTCAGGGGTCCAGCAAAGTCTACTACCGTTGCGGGGGTAAACAGCGGGCTGTTAACAGATTATCCATTCCAACTGGATAAGACGAGCAATATAGGTGAGTCATTATACAGCGTAGCTACTACGCATAATCAGTATTTTACACTTGATCTTGAAGATGACTCTGTTGTGCCTTGGTACAATATTTCAGGAGGCAGCCGAGATGTAAGTGATAGTTGGAATCATTACTATACCTATTCCAAAGGAAATATCACCTATTCAGGTACAGGACATATTTTCCAGAGTAACCTCTCTACTCAGTTTCCAGTCTGGGAACAAAAGTTGTTTGTAAATACCATGTACCGTGCTTTCGCAGGGGCAAACCATGCTCCTGAAATTACGATTCTATCACCAGAAAATAATAGCAGCAGACCATCGTATCAGAAGGATTTTTCAGTTAGTTATACAGTGGACGACTGGGACTTTAAAGATCGAAATATTTTGACCAGTATCCACTTTAAAGCCGATGGCGATGCCTTACCTAATATGTCGGTTAACAATAAACCCGTTACCACCGGACAGACAATTACACAGACGTTCAAGAACCCGCTCCCCGAGGGAGGTACACTTGAGATCATCATTACTGCCGAGGATAAACAAGGAGCAAAAGCGGTTCAATCCCTTATATTAAACTTTGAGAAGAAATCAACTATGCTCGAAACATCCCGCCATCTTTCTGAACACGTCATTAACAATGAACTTAAAAAAAACGAACCCGTGAGCATCACCTATCAAATTACACCCAAATCTATTCCATACAGTGAGGTGGATAAAGGCATACAAGGCATAGATAATTTGGTTTTATCTAATCTTGAGTATACAGAAACGTTCCCTGCTCAGCTGAACATCGATAATACACCGGATGGGGCAATAACGGTTGGGGACATATCTTCGGGTTATCAGCTTCGTTTACCGCTTGGAGATGTTTTCTATGAATCCAAAGAGCAGAACGGAGTTATGATGTATATTCCAAAGACTCAGGAACCCATAACTTATACCATAACAGTCAGACCTCTAAGTAAAGGAGTATATTTACTGGATCAGTCCCAGCTGGAATATGATGATCTTCGTGCAGCAGTAACGTTAGAAGAGGAAAATGGGCAACAAAAATATAGGGATATATCAGAGCTTTTCCCAAACATGGGTCCTTTATCTCCACTTGGACTCCCGGCTGACCTTTCCTTGTATGCATTAAATGATGTTCAGAACTCTGGTTTTGCCTTTCATGGCAGGGTTATTGCAGGTGGTAATATTACTTTAGATAGTTTTGGCATCGGCGAAAAACTAGAAGAGGCTGCCAATTCAACCTACTCTGTCATTGCTCTAAAGTCACTAAATCTTGGAGAGGGTTCTGTAAAGTATGGTAAAGTAGCATACGGTACAACAATAAACACTCCAGAATATCATAATTACCAGACTGTAAAAGAAGTTAATTTATCCGCCGATAATCTAAATCGGCGCCTTCTCTCCTTATCAGAGCAGTTGTCGAAACTTCCAGCTACAGCTGAGCCCAAGATATATAGTGAGGATTTTTCCAATTTTCCTGGTGAAGATTTTTCCAAGTGTCAGCTCATATTATATGGAAAAGAAGAGACAGTAAATATTTTTCATGTAACAGAGAAAATGCTGGCTGCATCCAGTTGCACTTGTATCTATGCTCCTGTTGGTTCTACCGTGATCGTGAATGTGGACGGTGCATCAGCAACCATGAGCGGCGGAATTAAACTCATGAATGTCGATTCAAATCATGTACTGTATAACTTTTACAACGCTTCTTCGGTTTCAACAACATCCATTGATGTGTTTGGTTCCATTCTAGCTCCAAAAGCGAATTACGAACTTAAAGGCAATGTCTTTGGTACCGTTATCGTACGTAATATGTCAAACAGTGGTTATTCGATCCGGTCTAGCCCGTTTCAAGGCGACATTGGTCTGCCGCCAACCGAACCAGAAACACCAGTAACACCAGAACTACCCGATTCATCTGATCCATCAGAGCCAACCACGCCCATTTCACGTGTCACTTCTTTGTTCCCGACTTTGTTACTCAAAGCTGTGGTCAAAGTAGAGAAAATTGAGGCCGAAGGTACAACGATGCTAGTTGGTACGGAGCATAAAATTACGCCAACTATACTTCCAGAAGATGCAGATAATAAAATGTTGCAGTGGAGAAGTTTGAACTCTGATATAGCTACTGTATCTGATGAGGGGGTCGTTCGTGGTCTAAAAGGCGGGATCGCAAACCTAGAGGTTTCTGCTATAGACGGAAGTGATGTTACTTCCATTGTCACTATCAAGGTTATTAACCGAAGTTTAACTATTATTGGACCTAATACTGCCAAAACAAATGAAACGATCGATCTTGAAGCAATCTACATTACAGCGAATGAGAATGTAACCGGGTATAGATGGGAGGTAATAAACGATAACGGACAAAACAGTTCCGACAAAGTAATCTTACATCCAAATCTAAATGACCAGAGTAAAATCAGCATCTCGGCAATAAAGAAAGGAATTGTCACACTCGTGGTGACCGTCTTAACAGATCAGTCTCCTAATGGTGTGAAATCAAGCGAACATACGATTACCATTAGCGAGCCGATCAAGCAGATTTTCATCGATGGACCAAGCCAAGTCATGGTTGGCGATCTAATAACCCTTGATGCAGGCACCATCCCCTATAACCCGGATATAAAGCATTTTATATGGTCCTTAACCGGAGATGGTAAAACATACGCTACGCTAACCCCTTCAGAGGATGGGAGAAAAGCGGAACTCACAGGCGTCAAATCAAAGGATAAGGTTGAAGTGAAACTCTCACTAAGTGACGACGAAGGATCTCCTCCTTTAACTGATGTTAAGTTGGTGAGCATTAAACCGAGACTCGAAGGCCTGCATTTGTCAGATACCACACTTGATATTGGGGGTTCTGAAAATTTGGCTCGGAATAAACTAACATCTTTCCCTAGGGATTTTGATCCCTACCTGCTAAAAGACAGACTCACTTGGATCAGCAGTACTCCTTCTGTTGTTTCGATAGATGAGATGGGTATTGTCACTGGAATAAAAAAAGGTGTCGCGACGATTACGGTTACTTACCACAGTCCCCAAGCTGGACAGAGTACAGTGACAGCCAGCGGCACTGTAAAAGTGAACGCAAAAAGCAGCGAAGATCGATACTAG
- a CDS encoding pilus assembly FimT family protein, whose amino-acid sequence MKKSEDNQHLDAGFTLIELIAAITIFTILVGLISVITFSGFREYHRITTENALRDEGDLIMSSIMTELYTFAPESIENSKDGIILSRGQAGNSEHREIAIREGKLVIEEYTSKAILAEEEEYISSTSATSIQAVLDQSTIVAKTADERLCQNDAYCETGLIYIKLVLQRQENDRDYSLELESKFGF is encoded by the coding sequence ATGAAAAAATCAGAAGATAACCAGCATCTAGATGCGGGGTTTACCCTTATTGAGTTAATTGCGGCCATAACCATTTTCACGATTCTTGTTGGACTGATTTCGGTTATTACTTTCTCTGGATTTCGTGAATATCACCGCATAACTACCGAGAATGCACTGCGGGATGAGGGTGATCTCATCATGTCGTCCATTATGACGGAACTATATACCTTTGCTCCCGAATCTATCGAAAATAGTAAGGACGGTATCATTCTTAGCAGAGGACAAGCAGGTAATTCAGAACACCGAGAAATTGCCATCCGAGAAGGAAAGCTAGTGATAGAAGAATATACATCAAAAGCAATTTTAGCTGAAGAGGAAGAATACATATCTAGTACATCTGCTACTTCAATACAAGCCGTACTTGATCAGTCCACTATTGTGGCAAAAACGGCTGATGAAAGGCTTTGTCAAAACGATGCCTACTGCGAGACTGGGCTTATCTATATCAAACTTGTACTGCAAAGACAGGAGAATGACCGGGATTATTCGCTTGAACTAGAGAGTAAATTTGGATTTTAG
- a CDS encoding PulJ/GspJ family protein: MKAQIQKEQGFTLVEVLAATIILSIVSLVVFSYFMNAHSYAKSNQNKTVMVNLARNALVYLEKQDFTKMDAYFKSDKEGSPIIKGSSCTQVTECKYNSLFRNAHTLPEVLNPKVNNVQYELVISYQSKLHQQLKDGTRIKSLELGGGMDSSQDGESLAGYLLPVKVTVTGPGGPRGHRNEAVVEGYITDEKIRR, translated from the coding sequence TTGAAAGCACAAATTCAGAAAGAGCAGGGTTTTACATTGGTGGAAGTGCTTGCAGCTACTATTATTTTATCTATTGTTTCTCTCGTTGTTTTCTCCTATTTTATGAATGCACATTCCTATGCTAAATCAAATCAGAATAAGACAGTCATGGTGAATTTAGCGCGTAATGCATTGGTTTATTTGGAGAAGCAGGATTTTACGAAGATGGATGCATACTTCAAATCAGATAAAGAGGGATCGCCGATTATAAAAGGGAGTTCCTGCACCCAGGTAACGGAGTGTAAGTATAATTCTTTATTCAGGAATGCTCACACTCTACCAGAGGTATTGAATCCAAAGGTGAATAATGTGCAGTATGAGCTTGTTATTTCTTATCAGTCGAAGCTTCATCAGCAATTAAAGGATGGTACTAGAATTAAAAGTTTGGAACTTGGCGGTGGTATGGATTCGTCGCAAGACGGTGAATCATTAGCGGGTTATTTACTGCCTGTGAAAGTTACTGTTACGGGGCCTGGTGGTCCAAGGGGACATAGAAACGAAGCCGTAGTGGAGGGCTATATTACAGATGAAAAAATCAGAAGATAA
- a CDS encoding restriction endonuclease — protein sequence MARRKSKVKKREELIQSTFLFVIIVTGFGTFVMTKSVYLSIVISLISLGILIAVLINIKYQRIRRLKRSGIEDIDQMDGIQFEKYLSHLFAAQGYKTQVTKAAGDYGADLILEKAGRKIVVQAKRYRNNVGIKAVQEAQAAIAHYGAAEAWVVTSSDYTEAARNLANSNRVKLINRDRLIEMILVMKNKGEKFPEPSEVITDAPTKEFTCPRCGNHLVLRNSSRGSFYGCSRFPKCRYIKKHEAI from the coding sequence ATGGCTAGACGCAAAAGTAAAGTAAAAAAGCGGGAGGAGCTTATTCAGTCAACCTTTCTATTTGTGATCATTGTAACGGGTTTTGGTACCTTTGTGATGACAAAATCAGTTTATTTATCTATCGTGATAAGCCTTATATCTCTAGGTATTCTTATTGCTGTTTTAATTAATATTAAGTATCAGAGAATCAGACGACTCAAACGCTCAGGAATAGAGGATATTGATCAGATGGATGGGATTCAGTTCGAGAAATATCTAAGTCATCTGTTTGCTGCTCAGGGCTATAAGACTCAGGTTACGAAAGCTGCTGGGGATTATGGGGCTGACCTGATTTTAGAGAAAGCGGGAAGGAAGATTGTTGTCCAAGCTAAGCGTTACCGTAATAATGTAGGGATCAAAGCGGTACAGGAAGCTCAGGCTGCTATCGCTCATTACGGGGCGGCAGAGGCATGGGTAGTAACGAGTAGTGATTATACGGAGGCTGCACGTAACCTCGCTAATTCGAATCGAGTGAAATTAATTAACCGAGATAGGTTAATAGAGATGATCCTGGTAATGAAGAACAAGGGAGAGAAATTCCCAGAACCAAGCGAAGTAATTACGGATGCTCCAACCAAGGAATTTACGTGCCCAAGGTGTGGAAATCATCTAGTACTGCGAAACAGTTCTAGAGGTTCTTTTTATGGCTGCAGCCGTTTTCCAAAATGTCGATATATAAAGAAACATGAAGCAATATGA
- a CDS encoding ABC transporter substrate-binding protein, with protein MKKRSLLARPVVTLLTCMTLVAPAIAGCTAAEPSQQQERVLRLGTLYGSNDDSYFRQQYTDVFEVLNDNITIEIVPAIDQTEYQYYDYTQKEQPEQPDQLESVKKMLTGDNPVDIIIGDVSTMKSLVQENMLKQLDPLIAEDKFDTSDIVPTVLDGIKDIGDNSIYALTPTFSSSALFYNKAIFQKAGVEPPVDGSTWDDIFDKARRVTSGEGKDQIYGISLNQWGSDAFYDAQTYAAPLQLRTYDDKAEKMTVDNDSWEKVWSTISKLSRDKVLAGQDAMNNNSGSPEEFNPFQGNLFMEGRTAMVIADYGYVTRLINDNKYAEKNEKFNPIDWDVVTPPVHQEKPGVGGNVYLSNLMAINSSAQNPDDAWEFIKFLNGEEWAKIRARSSYELVSRKSYIKPKEGLDYNIGAFYTLKPTPPVNMNQYQLYQKMPNLWQVDQVGQKYFKQVMDNKKTPKEALAEWQKEGNEMLLKLQKDPKASFEDKLQ; from the coding sequence ATGAAAAAGAGGTCTTTGTTAGCTCGTCCTGTTGTGACATTACTTACTTGTATGACACTGGTGGCACCGGCAATTGCGGGCTGTACAGCTGCCGAACCATCACAGCAGCAAGAGCGAGTATTGCGATTGGGAACGCTATATGGAAGTAATGATGATTCCTATTTCCGTCAGCAGTATACGGACGTGTTTGAAGTGTTAAACGATAATATAACGATTGAGATTGTACCTGCCATTGATCAGACCGAGTATCAGTACTATGATTACACACAAAAGGAACAGCCCGAACAGCCGGATCAACTTGAATCCGTGAAAAAGATGCTGACCGGGGATAATCCAGTAGACATTATTATTGGCGATGTAAGTACAATGAAGTCCTTGGTTCAGGAAAATATGCTCAAGCAGCTAGATCCCCTCATTGCCGAAGATAAATTTGATACAAGTGATATTGTACCGACAGTCCTGGACGGAATTAAGGATATAGGTGATAACAGTATCTATGCGCTAACTCCGACATTCTCTTCTTCTGCTTTATTTTATAACAAGGCGATTTTTCAGAAAGCAGGCGTAGAACCGCCCGTTGATGGATCCACGTGGGATGACATTTTTGATAAAGCGCGCCGTGTTACTAGTGGAGAAGGGAAAGACCAAATTTATGGGATATCCTTAAATCAATGGGGAAGTGATGCGTTCTATGATGCGCAGACCTATGCAGCTCCTCTGCAATTGCGTACTTACGACGATAAGGCAGAGAAGATGACAGTGGATAATGATTCATGGGAAAAAGTATGGTCAACCATCTCAAAGCTTTCTCGAGACAAAGTTTTAGCAGGGCAAGATGCGATGAACAATAACTCGGGGTCACCTGAGGAATTTAATCCATTCCAAGGCAACTTGTTTATGGAAGGCCGTACTGCGATGGTTATCGCTGATTATGGTTATGTAACCCGTCTAATCAATGATAATAAGTATGCAGAGAAGAACGAGAAATTTAATCCTATTGATTGGGATGTCGTGACTCCGCCTGTACATCAAGAGAAACCTGGTGTTGGCGGCAACGTCTATCTCAGTAATTTAATGGCCATCAACAGCAGCGCTCAGAATCCAGATGACGCATGGGAATTTATTAAATTTCTAAATGGTGAAGAATGGGCAAAGATAAGAGCCAGAAGCAGTTACGAACTTGTGTCTCGGAAGAGTTATATCAAGCCAAAAGAAGGTTTGGATTATAATATCGGCGCATTTTATACCCTTAAACCAACTCCACCGGTTAATATGAATCAATACCAGCTGTATCAAAAAATGCCGAATCTGTGGCAAGTTGATCAAGTAGGACAGAAATATTTTAAACAAGTAATGGATAACAAAAAGACACCAAAAGAAGCGCTGGCAGAATGGCAAAAAGAAGGGAACGAAATGTTGCTTAAGCTTCAAAAAGATCCAAAGGCCTCTTTTGAAGATAAATTGCAATAG
- a CDS encoding ABC transporter ATP-binding protein → MIHCEGLVKIYKSSEVEVVALQGLNLTVEDGEMMAIIGNSGSGKSTLLNILGGLDRPSAGTAVVGDWDLLKMTEPQLVEYKRHTVGFIWQNNGRNLLPYMTALENVETPMMLGGKYDRAYAKQLLEWVGLKDRMHSRLYQLSGGEQQRVAIAISLSNKPKLLLADEPTGSVDSETSDRIMDIFRKMNRELGISIVIVTHDLELANKVDRIVAIRDGLTSTEFVKRNASLDTERVPGSKEVHEAFVIIDRAGRLQVPREYLEALSIDERATLEFDGERIVITQPK, encoded by the coding sequence ATGATCCACTGTGAAGGTCTTGTCAAAATTTATAAATCAAGTGAAGTGGAAGTGGTTGCCTTGCAAGGACTCAACCTCACGGTTGAGGATGGAGAAATGATGGCGATCATTGGGAACAGCGGAAGCGGGAAATCTACGCTTTTAAATATTTTAGGCGGGCTAGATCGCCCTTCTGCTGGAACTGCTGTTGTTGGTGATTGGGACCTGCTCAAGATGACAGAACCTCAGCTCGTCGAATATAAACGTCATACCGTCGGATTTATATGGCAGAATAACGGCCGCAACTTACTTCCATACATGACAGCGCTCGAGAATGTGGAGACACCGATGATGCTTGGCGGTAAATATGACCGGGCTTATGCCAAACAGCTGCTGGAGTGGGTAGGTCTTAAAGATCGCATGCATTCAAGGCTTTATCAACTGTCTGGCGGGGAACAGCAGAGGGTTGCGATTGCGATCTCCTTATCTAATAAGCCAAAATTGCTGCTTGCAGATGAACCTACTGGTTCGGTAGACAGCGAGACGAGTGACCGTATTATGGATATTTTTCGCAAAATGAACCGGGAACTTGGGATTAGCATTGTCATTGTTACACATGATCTAGAACTCGCGAACAAAGTGGACCGGATTGTTGCTATTCGGGATGGACTAACGAGTACCGAATTTGTGAAACGAAATGCTAGTCTTGATACGGAACGCGTTCCAGGCAGTAAAGAGGTACATGAGGCATTTGTTATCATTGATCGCGCTGGAAGACTGCAGGTACCAAGAGAATACTTAGAGGCACTATCCATCGATGAGCGGGCTACACTTGAATTTGATGGGGAGCGCATCGTCATTACGCAGCCGAAGTAA